The Canis lupus familiaris isolate Mischka breed German Shepherd chromosome 27, alternate assembly UU_Cfam_GSD_1.0, whole genome shotgun sequence genome window below encodes:
- the SINHCAF gene encoding SIN3-HDAC complex-associated factor isoform X2 has product MFGFHKPKMYRSIEGCCICRAKSSSSRFTDSKRYEKDFQSCFGLHETRSGDICNACVLLVKRWKKLPAGSKKNWNHVVDARAGPSLKTTLKPKKVKTLSGNRIKSNQISKLQKEFKRHNSDAHSTTSSASPAQSPCYSNQSDDGSDTEMASGSNRTPVFSFLDLTYWKRQKICCGIIYKGRFGEVLIDTHLFKPCCSNKKAAAEKPEEQGPEPLPISTQEW; this is encoded by the exons ATGTTTGGTTTTCACAAGCCAAAGATGTACCGAAGTATAGAGGGCTGCTGTATTTGCAGAGCGAAGTCCTCCAGTTCTCGATTCACTGACAGTAAACGCTATGAAAAGGACTTCCAGAGCTGTTTTGG GTTGCATGAAACTCGTTCAGGAGACATCTGTAATGCCTGTGTCCTGCTTGTGAAAAGATGGAAGAAGTTGCCAGCAGGATCAAAAAAAAACTGGAATCAT GTGGTAGATGCAAGGGCAGGACCCAGTCTGAAGACTACTTTGAaaccaaagaaagtgaaaactcTATCTGGAAACAGGATAAAAAGCAACCAGATCAGTAAACTACAGAAGGAATTTAAACGTCACA ATTCTGACGCTCATAGTACCACCTCAAGTGCCTCCCCAGCTCAATCTCCTTGTTATAGTAACCAGTCAGATGATGGCTCAGACACAGAGATGGCCTCTGGCTCTAACAGAACGccggttttttcctttttagatctCACATACTGGAAAAG acagAAAATATGTTGTGGAATTATCTATAAAGGCCGTTTTGGGGAAGTCCTCATTGACACACATCTATTCAAGCCTTGCTGCAGCAACAAGAAAGCAGCTGCTGAGAAGCCGGAGGAGCAGGGGCCAGAGCCTCTGCCCATCTCCACTCAGGAGTGGTGA
- the SINHCAF gene encoding SIN3-HDAC complex-associated factor isoform X1, with product MTDHVLGAATPGIAGDYCPEEKMFGFHKPKMYRSIEGCCICRAKSSSSRFTDSKRYEKDFQSCFGLHETRSGDICNACVLLVKRWKKLPAGSKKNWNHVVDARAGPSLKTTLKPKKVKTLSGNRIKSNQISKLQKEFKRHNSDAHSTTSSASPAQSPCYSNQSDDGSDTEMASGSNRTPVFSFLDLTYWKRQKICCGIIYKGRFGEVLIDTHLFKPCCSNKKAAAEKPEEQGPEPLPISTQEW from the exons ACTATTGCCCAGAAGAAAAGATGTTTGGTTTTCACAAGCCAAAGATGTACCGAAGTATAGAGGGCTGCTGTATTTGCAGAGCGAAGTCCTCCAGTTCTCGATTCACTGACAGTAAACGCTATGAAAAGGACTTCCAGAGCTGTTTTGG GTTGCATGAAACTCGTTCAGGAGACATCTGTAATGCCTGTGTCCTGCTTGTGAAAAGATGGAAGAAGTTGCCAGCAGGATCAAAAAAAAACTGGAATCAT GTGGTAGATGCAAGGGCAGGACCCAGTCTGAAGACTACTTTGAaaccaaagaaagtgaaaactcTATCTGGAAACAGGATAAAAAGCAACCAGATCAGTAAACTACAGAAGGAATTTAAACGTCACA ATTCTGACGCTCATAGTACCACCTCAAGTGCCTCCCCAGCTCAATCTCCTTGTTATAGTAACCAGTCAGATGATGGCTCAGACACAGAGATGGCCTCTGGCTCTAACAGAACGccggttttttcctttttagatctCACATACTGGAAAAG acagAAAATATGTTGTGGAATTATCTATAAAGGCCGTTTTGGGGAAGTCCTCATTGACACACATCTATTCAAGCCTTGCTGCAGCAACAAGAAAGCAGCTGCTGAGAAGCCGGAGGAGCAGGGGCCAGAGCCTCTGCCCATCTCCACTCAGGAGTGGTGA